GTTCGGCGAAATCTCGCCTACTGCTGAATACAAGTCGTTCAGATTTTGCCGTAAAGTCATGCATGGCCCAGTGTAAGGAACGAACCCTTTTTAACCGAAAACTATCGACATAATTAAAGAGAGGCGAGAGAGGTGTGATATTCAAGTAAAAATCCAACGGGAAATCTTTGATTAATCTATTTAAAAACTGTCAAGACAAAAAAAAAACGATACTTGTTTGGCGAGCGCTCACCAAATATCCCGGGCTAGCCAAGTTTTGATCACGTTGATTGTGTTAAAAAAATAACGAAGGACAAATaaatcacaatttttatttcctTTCGGATACATGTCCCGGGAATATAGGACTTTCCTGAACAATGTATATGTTCCTAACAAGTCGTCCACCCTGCTGGACATGACATTGGCAATGGCGCGAGTTTACAATCCTCTATATCCGAACAGTGATCCAGGCACTTGTCCAGGGATGGGTCGGGGTGGTGAACAAAGTTGAAACACCAGTCCATGTAAAGTCCCGTGAAACCACAACCATAGGTGCAGGCCTCGAAGTGATACTGGCCGTCGATGCTGCCGCAATGGTGCTCATGTTCGATTCGACATAAGGCCTCCGCTGTGGACATAAGCAGCGCTACAGCTAGAGCGGCGATAATTAACTTCATCATCATTCTGGAAGGAAAGAAAATGTTCGCCACGTCTACAGATCAGAGTGTAATGCTACTAGAAAAGAGTGGTACGATTTACTATTGAAATAACTTCGTCTTGTCTCTGATATCGTTGAACAAGCGGAATATCGTTGAACAAGCGGAATAGTATATCGTGAGGATCGAGCGACTCAAAACTTTTATTTCTGACTTACCTTACAAGATTCCCGGAATGATTCCGAGATGAGTTTGAAAGTCGAGATTTTTTGTAGCTAAATTCGTTTTGACGAAAACTGACGCCGGGATTCGTGTCTGAACTAAGGCTCCTGTCTTCGACAAGTCGTCATTTATAAAAATTTGTCGGCGCCCATAAAGTCTAAATCATGTCTTGGATCGTGCCAGGAAAGTTGGGTGTGATTAGCTTATATTCTTATATTCTAATTGATGCTGATAGTGGTTGGGTTATCACTACTCTTAGATTTGAAAACATGATCTGAATGGTTATGAATGAATATTTTCAGTGTAATATTATATGGCAAATGGCATGGGCTTTCTTTCGACTCACATCGTCGTTTGGAGATTCGTCAAAATTAGTCTCCGGGGTCCGTGATGAGTGACGCATGATTAAATGATGAGACTCTCCCCTGTCCATGTCATTCCACCTGGATATTCTCTCTTTGACAGCATCATCAGACCCCCTCAGTTCCAATCGTGGTCGAAAAAAATTGTGTTCGTGAACCCGCCTTAGGGAACGTGGAGGCCGTGTCGGTACGGGATAACATCTCAATTAGACACGCTGAAGGCGCACAGTCCGTGACAGCTTGCCACAAGTTTTATCTTGGTACTTGATAAGTTGTTCTATCAGAAGCGACAGGTGTCCCGTCCGTGTTTTCTGAGATAGATCCCGCAGGTGATTTCAAGGCCTAACCGCATCATGAATAAATGATCAAATGAAGAAATGTTTTCTTAGATTTAACTCATATATAACCTCATAGCCGATAGTGGATACATAATAGAGACTACAATATATTTTCACACTCGCCCAGTACTAAAAACAAGCCATTGATTGTTAATCAAGACGCGCGCACTAATTGTCACAGTGGCCTTAGAGTTGTGGCTCGGCGCTGTTGAGGAGAAAAAGCGTTTCGGGCATGCGCAAAAGAACTCCCGTACCTTTAGAATTCTGACCAAGGGATACGGCACCCGTACCTCTAGACAGGCGTTTTCGTAAGGAATAGACGCcttaataggcctactcaagaCAGTGCGACCATCATTTAGGTCTCGGATCCTGGCTGTCTTCATAGAGAGAccacccatttcttatgtgtccatgtcatcaccaacaagaaataaatgaaactgATGGATACTTATAGGCCTATGCTGCTAATTGAAGTTCATTGAACGTTTGATCATCAGTATCGATCCCTTAAGCTTAGCATGAAAGTCCTTGTCAGCCTCATGCAAGGATTGTTTCGTCGTCCCCGATGCTAAGTTTTTTTCCGGGCCGAATCCAGGCGGGGGACCAATATTATGTTATCGACTGTAAACTATATAACACCCAACTCGACAACTTCTGCAAGCTAACTTCACAAGATATTTATTTCACTCTTATCCTCCGGTGACACCTCCCTTCAAAGAGACCAAACCCCACAGACACGGGGGGGGGGTCATCCCTCTAAAAACTACTTAAAAATGTTCTCTCCCCCAGTAATCTCCGAAGTCCGCGTGCGCGCAAATTCGCTTTTCCCGCGTCTGCCGCCAACTTGCCGAGGAAGGTCACATGACGGCGAAAAATAGATTCGTAAGAGAAACTTTGCATAAATTAACAAACCCCCTCGCTTGTTATTTCGAATTATGGTAAACTCGCAAAATACCCAAACATCATGCAGGGCatcaaaaaaaacattgtttatGCCGGCAAAGGACCAACATCATCTTATCCAGATGGTTCCAAGGTTAGAAAGAAAACAATCAATATGTAGGCTCTGAAATGAAGTGAATATTCGATTGCCCGGCGCTGCAGGTTGATCATGGTCATTGCATGTGCACACAATTCTTGTTGTACATACTGACTCGactgggtgtttcaaaaaacaaaCCGGAACTCCGCGGAAGAGTTCACTCCACTTTTTTGTtcttgatgatacatgtacacaatcatCTCTTGCAGGCATTATCTCACACTAGTGGTTTCTTTAATATGTTCTTACGATATATCTTGTTTACACAGATAACATTTCACTACCAAACAAGAAAATGTGATGATGAAGGAACCCTGCTTGATGACAGTAAGAAGCATGACAAGCCCATGGAACTTATCCTGGGCAAGAAATTCAAGCTTGAAGTGTGGGAAGCTTGTGTCAAGACCATGGCAAGGGATGAGGTTGCAAAGTTCACTATAGATCCTGAGGTACTATTACCAAACATATCTAATAAGTAAATACAAAAACCCCTCAAATAAGTATAGAATTAGGCCCTATACAATGCTATACTTTAGAAAGAACCCTTTAAATGTCTCATGTTCTTGTTGAATGTTTTCCCCATAACCCCAATCATTTCTGGGGCGTTCAGATTAATTTCCAATTCTCGTCATCCAACAGTCATGTCACCAAGAGCCATTCTTTGTGGGTGGTGCTGCCTGAGCAGATGACTCTTCAGTCTTCTCAAAGCTTGAAGCGATGGGCagtgtttacatgtatattataatTTCATCAATGACTATCAATTGTTCTTGCCTACAGCATCTTTCCTCCTACCCAGTGGTTGCCAAGAGTCTCAGAGATATTGCACATAAGAAGGGTCATGAAGAGCGTAAACATGTGTGTGGTATGATGTCACTTCAGGATCAGGGTGGACTTGGATACAAAGATTTAGATCAACTCGTCCTTAAACCTGAGCCATTGGAGTTCACATTTGGTGAGTTCATTTTGCACAGATCAATATCCTTAGTGTGTTTCTACCTAAATCTAATCATCGAAAGCGTCTATTTACGAGCTGTGGTTGTCTAGTGGCTTAGATACCTCGgttagcggtcaagaggtccctacTTTCATGCATTAGACTGTGGGCCTGAActgatgtttttctttttcagaaattcTCAAAGTGGAGGAGCCAGGGGAGTACAGGAAAGAGAGTTGGTCTATGAATGAGAATGAAAAGCTCGAGGCAATCCCAAAGCTGAAGGAGGAGGGGAATAACTTGTACAAAGAGAAGAAATACTCTGAGGCAGCAGAAAGATATGCTGAGGCTATAGGAATGGTAGAACAGTTGATGCTCAGGTAAGGCAAGATTGCAACCGCAACTTCCTCTTGACTCTTTTTTAAATCATAAACTAATGAAGAGTTAAAATTGTCAGTTCAACATTCAAGTGGCTAAATGACATTTCCCCACGACAATGATGTGTGCAATCAAGATGTGCGTAACACTAAAATTCATTTCTTTCAGGGAGAAGCCACATGATGAAACGTGGGAGAATCTAAGAGTGCAGAAAGAGCCCCTTTTATTAAACTATTCCCAGTGCAAGCTCTTGCTGAAGGACTACTATCCAGTGATTGAGCATACCAGCACAGTATTGGAGAGTAATCCAGGTAAGGCATTGTACGATTAATGTCTTAATTTTAGAGGTCATACATATGGATTTTCATTGAATAGTTACACTGCCCTCAGAGAAGGTGTCCTACACAGATTTGTACTTCTAATCCCAGTTAAGGGAACTTGATTTTCT
This is a stretch of genomic DNA from Lineus longissimus chromosome 2, tnLinLong1.2, whole genome shotgun sequence. It encodes these proteins:
- the LOC135500447 gene encoding AH receptor-interacting protein-like → MQGIKKNIVYAGKGPTSSYPDGSKITFHYQTRKCDDEGTLLDDSKKHDKPMELILGKKFKLEVWEACVKTMARDEVAKFTIDPEHLSSYPVVAKSLRDIAHKKGHEERKHVCGMMSLQDQGGLGYKDLDQLVLKPEPLEFTFEILKVEEPGEYRKESWSMNENEKLEAIPKLKEEGNNLYKEKKYSEAAERYAEAIGMVEQLMLREKPHDETWENLRVQKEPLLLNYSQCKLLLKDYYPVIEHTSTVLESNPDNVKALFRRAKAHGAVWDFEEAASDYHRVLELDPTLTATVNKELKELQEIKKQKDTEEKAKLQNIFTS